CTAAACTAtacttcttttcttctactttattgtggctattttattgttttaatcaGATCTTCAATTCATTCCTGAAGTATTCAAATGACCATCGCACTAGCACTTTGAAACTTTCAAAAATTCAGATGAAGAAAATGATAGAATGCAACCTGTCATTCCATATAAATTTAAGCCTTTAAATTTGTCCCACTTTCATGCTGATTTCTGCTATACTCTAACAGCCACCCCTAGTTTCCACTACGCAAAGAGAATATAAtccaaaaggaagaaaagaatctCCAAATGTATCCTCAGCATACAACGTAAATGATAATAGTGAGGAAGTCCTGAAAGAGCCGATAAGACTACCAACCTGCTATGAAGCACTTATTAACCAATGAACAGAAATAGCAGATTAACCACTTAGCTGGTTTGACATAGCTGAAGGATTATAGCTACCAACGACAAAGAACAGCTGTAAGTGAACTAAATACATAATATAGACAGCTCTTAATCAATCACACACTAAAAAGCTCTCTGTGACACTAAAAGATCATGCTTTTAGCACTATAAATAATCAGCCACCTAAAATACTACGATTCCAAAAATAATCCCAGTCGACTTCCTTTTACATACTACTTCCACGATCCAAATGCCTAACTCACCAAAATCTCAAGTAGTAAATCACAATCTGATAAATTGAACCATAATCCTACCCAAATTTTCGAATTCAAATGCAAACGGATCTCAAAATTACACAGTATTAGGTCTAAATTACTCAGCTCCCAATTAAAAGATCATTCTTTTAGCATTATAAATAATCAGTCACCTAAAATACTACTTCCACTATATAAATTGTTAACTCGCTAAAATCTGAACAAGTAAATCACAATTTGATAAATGGAACCATAATTCAAATGCATACGAatctcaaaattactcaaaacTAGGTCCAAATTGTAGTAATAAGCAAAAAGGCCTTGGCCTTATTGAAACCCTAAAGCTAAGAATCTATCAAATATTTCTGAATAACTacaaacagaaaataaaaattgaataccttaTTATGCATCAAAATAGCACATCCAGGTTCAAGTTGATCCTTATCAACAAACGACAAAATCCCAACATAATACTCCGGTCCAACAGAACTGGAAACAATAGCATGATTTTCATCAATAAGCTCTTCCAAATTCCCAACGCTCATCGGAGATCCACGTAAATCATCAACTTTAGATCTATCCTCTTCCGTTTTCTCTTCCTGTGGCTTTAACCTTTCCTGATTCGCAACAAACTCTTCTTCCATTAACAAATAATCCTTAATTCTCTCTAGCTTTAATAGCCGCAGCTTGCATTTAGTTAACGGCGTTACGGTTGGTAACCGTGCTGCTGCTTCGGGACCTTTTTGCTTCCGTTGTTTCCGACCTACACGTGCCGGCGGAGCTGATGGTTCgaactttttctcctttttgtcgCCGTCGTTTTTCCGGTCGCCTGGGAGTTGCCGGTTAAGTCCGCCGGGTGTTCCTTGACCCATTGAGTTTTTTTGTAGTATGGAGTGAGAAGAGAAAGGGGTTTGGAAATAGGATTGGGATTTCTGAGTTATGCTTTTCTTCCTCTCCaagatatatataaaagatattcTGGggtgtcaaaaataattttaatacattaaataaaatttcactagtaagataaaatttgtttagattatcaaaaaaaaataatatttttttcatatataagtTAAATCATATTAAATCCAAAagacattaaaatatttttttcatgtgtCCTACTCTTGATGTCCGTTTAATAAGTTGAAGTACGTATAAGTTGatttaaatttcatgattataaaaagaaaaagtttgaaTTAATAAATACTCCTTTCGTTCGTAATTACTtgtcataaattttttaattgaattttatttttaattatcatttttaatatattaaaaaaattatttattcttaaGATTAATTATTTATGCTCTAAACTAATTTTAAGATACAATAATAATCATCAATTAATAGGATATTATGGTAAAATAGTCACGTTAATGATtatttcttttaatgaatatGTTAAGTTAAAATGAGTCAAGTAAAAATGAACGGAGAgaatatattttagttatattttcattaaaaaaacatATTACTTCATATTTTGTTAGTATTCTTACGAAGGGATTAGCTAAAGTTAGATGGAGAAACTAAGGAGTTATTTAAAGAGAGTCCGGggcatatgaaaatgaaaaagttTTAAAACGAACAATATGTTCATATTGTTCATTAAAAATTAACATCGTCGGTTATTTAATAAAGTGCAAGACGAAAGTACGATTTATCTTACaagataaataaaatcatttatcTTACCCTTTGACTGATAAAGCGGAAATAAATCCCCCTATTTGGCTAATTGGACCTACTTGTAAGTCGAGTCTGCATTGTCACCTTGTAAGGTAGGATCTCAATTCTCATATTTGCCTTGTAACAGCTTCAAAAGTTGCTGCATGGTGCTATTATAAAAAGTTTAGGTTTTTTCACTTGCCTCGATTGTAAAATTTTTTGTCAAAAGTGCAactcaaaatatttattgaaccttatttattttttactttaaaatgaATGATAATAAGATAAGAATAAATTTACGTTGGGGGTGATGTTTTGCATGTTTGGGAATCAATATTCAAATTCGAAGAATTTTGACTCACTCGAAGATTAAAATTACTATCCATAGGTCCTTCAACAATAGAAGAATGTTCAACAGACGCATACTATGTCAAGAGTTTGTAGCTTAAGACGATTACCAAAAATTTTAATGGTatgaagaaataaagataaagaatcatCATTCCAAATTGGGTATTTGGTTGTCCGTTGGacgtaaaataatttaaatatcgaTAAAAAATAACCACATCATCTTTCAGATTAGCAATATCAATTTTACTCCTAACATCCAAACACCACCCCAATGTAAATTTACTCTTACCTTATTATCATTCATCTCAGAGTAAGAAATGAATAaggttcaacaaatattttaagTCATGCACTTTGATAAAAGTTTTTAGGATTGATACAAATGAAAGAAATCTACACTCTCCATATAGTATCATGCAACAAATTTTGAAGTTGTTACAAAGCAAACATGGGATCCAACCTTACAAGGCAAACATGAAATTCTACGTTACAAGGTGAGAGTCCATATTCGACTTATAAGTAAAGGGGAATTTATTCCCCACTTTATAAGTCAAAGAATAGATAAGTGACTTTATTTGCCTTGTAAAATAAAACCTACGACATTAACTTTTATTGGACAAGGCAAACACAAGTTTAGTGAAGCGAAGAAcacattaatgatttatgatttaaGTGATAGTTGTACTACAGGTTTAAACATATAAACTATTTGaaggacttaaaaatactgagtttgtaaatatgatatatttaagCAGTTCAAACGAATGGTTCATGAGTTTGCAATTGAATTGGGGTTGAGTAGATAAATTAcccacttcttcttcttcattttaacATAATTCTATTTATATAGAAGATGTTTGAGTAGCAGATTGCGAGAGCAAACATTTTCaaattaaagttgaaaaatattgattgtaTTCAATTTACCATACAATATAGTAACaacctgtttggatggtggtttgtcatggtttcataatATATAGTATAGTGTAGTATGGTATGGTACAGTACCATGTTTGGATGGACTGTATTGTTCACTGCGGTTTAATAATagattttttgtttggtttgatggtatgatACGGTATGATAAcaggtaaatttactaaaatgtctCTAATTGTAATACATTTGAATTATCAACTCTTTTATCCATATCAGTGCTAGCGTAACCAGTTGTCCTTTCTTTCTTGATGCTTCTCATAGCTACCCGATGATCCTTTTAAGACGCCAAATTCACAAGGGTATTTGCTAAACAAAAGTTTGACGAACGCAAACTAATGCAATCGGGAAGCACTTCCCAATCAAGAAAACAATTGGTATACATGTATGTATCTTAGAGTTCAACAATCACTTTCCATGTATATGCTTTTTGTGCATTCACTCTAtttccctccatttcaattttcaattttttttgattgaattgagtttttattGGCATTAAAAATTACTACTACTAAATAACTGTGATCGTTTTTCTCactctttgaatttttatattgctAACAGGAAGTCTTGCAATCTTCGATCTTATTAACAAATGCATagtcttagcatgtattttgttgataagattaaaataggattaaagaaaattatataacgGTATagttggaaaagaaaaatgaaaaccaTGACACACCACCAATTTGGTGGTTCAATAAACTGCTTCATTCCATGGTTATCAAACCATGGAATAGTAACATACCATACCACTATTTTTAGAAACTCATGGAAACAAACATGGTTCCCATGGTAACCATACGATACCATACCATGGGAAACCACAATCCAAACAGGCTGTAAAGGGTGTTACATAATCTTTTACAAGTTTCTAACATAGACTTGTTACCTTCTCCTCATTTCTCATTATTTGTGTGAATATTTTTGAGTCAATTGAAAAGAACTTGTAAGGgtcaaaagattaaaaaaaaggacGTCTCTGAGTCAATTGAAACAGAACTTGTAAgggcccaaaaaaaaaaaaaggacgtCTCCTCGATGCATAAAGCATCATGCATTATCAGAATCCGGAGAAGAACCACAGTGTGATAGAGACAACCAACCCTAAGCAAAAATCTTAGTAAATGTAAACATTGCAATGTCAGTGTATTGAAAATGACGTAAGGAACACAAGTTTGTATTATACTTCGAAAATCAGAGCTAGTattaacataataacatgtctaAATGGTTACCAGCACTGCATGGTTACTTCCAACATCAGTGCACTACATGAAACAAAGTTTCAGATGAAATAAATCTAATTGTCAGCATCTTGACTTGAAAAACTTCTCTCATTTAAAACTTCATACGACATAAAAGTGCactatctaaaagaaaaattcaaagcaCCATCAGAAAGTTCTAATAGTATAATGTTTAGGATGAATTACACTTTAACTCCGCCTGTAATATGTGATTCAATTGCAGGTACATGGAAATCCTACACAAAATTGTTCACATTACTTCACAGAACACAGGTGCTGAACCATTTTAGTGCTGGAGATAAAACTATTGTTTCTCAAAAGAACCAATTAAGACTTATCTTTCCAAGCCAAAAAAGTAGTGGGAACTGAGCTAGGGCGATGAAGATGAGGAGGTAATGGTGCCGGCTTGAATCATAAGTTCTCACCTCTGCGAAAAGAACTCTCTTCATCGTCTTCACTAAGAATATTCCCATGCATAAGCTTGTCCATGGCATCAAGAAGTAGTAAGAATGGCTCCATATAATTGTTCCAAGAAGAGCTATAGACAATCCTGCAAACGCATATCCAGCGTATGACACGATGTCAAGGAGAGGAGCCTCTCCACTGCCCAGTGAATACAATGTCATCTTCAGCAAAGAAACCTCTAAACACCAACCAACTAGCCCTTTGATGAACAACCAATTTAGAGCTTCTGGGGTAAATCTGGCGACAGAAAAAAAGATTCCGAATCAACACAAATGGAGGAAATTATTCCATACTCCAACAGTATACAACATGCAAAAGAAGGGTTCAGGTGTACGTTGAAGTCAAAGTATATTACCAACTGTAGCCCACCATTAATACAAAATATCACTCCGACTGCCCAACTTATTGtcctaattttttaatttggataGTTTCTATTTGGTTTGCACCATCTTAGAAGGTTTGCACCATCTTAGAAGGGTCGAATAGATTCTCCATATTCTCCAACTCTTTTTCAAACTCATAGGCCATATCATACAGTACTATGGAACCCACTTTATCAAAAGAAGTTATTCAAATTCTTTGAAATTAACCTTATGTTCACTTTTGAATCCacacttattttaaatataataaaatttaattggTACCTCAACAGCCATGCGTAGCCATACTAGGACATCTAAATTTAAGAGGAAGAGCAGATAGCTACATGCAACAAGTACGTATGCTAACAATTCTAATAAGGTCAGTTTAAGCACTTAAATGGTTCGGGCATATCAAGAGAAGATGCACAGACACCTTAGTGAGGAGGTTTGGGAGGTTGAAGCTGGAGGGGCTTCGGAGAGGTAGgagtaggccaaagaaatattggggAGAAATCAGGCAGGACATGACAATGACCTTGATAGGAGGGTGTGGAGGTCAAGAATTCGGGTAGAAGGCTAGAAATAGTTAGTTTTGTGTTTGGTTTCTCCAGTTAGtactattagtattatttttggtatgtttattatttttattagttcactAACTTTGGCATTTTTGTTATTTATCTATTACTGCTTATTGTCTTGTATGCCTCTACTTTCTTACTGTCCTGCTATTGCTCATGTCTTCTCAAAAGTCGTGTTTTTGCTTTCTTTGAGCCGAGTCTTTCGGAAACTACTTCTCAACCTGACAATGACAAGGTAAAGGTAAGGTCTGTGTAAACTCTACCCTCCCAAGACCCCAACTCCTGGGATTATAAtgggtatgtttttgttgttgttcagtACTTCAGTTTAAGCAGCATTTTGTCTTCTATATGAGCATGTGTACATTTATTGGCACTTTATACAAAAGAAAGAGGTAAGCAACCACCAACAAAATTCCGTGCAGAAATTTGACAATAAGGAATCAAAGAACTTCTCATTATGGTCATCAAAAATCAACGAACTTATCATTATTGGGCACAAAGAAACCAGAATTAAGAAAGCTTGAGAAACACTGCTTACCTTCCCTGGAGACCCAAAGATAAACCAGCAAGAACGAGGTAAGTACCAAATGCCATGAAAGGAATGTACAAATCTGGAGCATTTATATCAAAGATAGGGGGCTTGTAGGACAGCCTGCCACCTACAGGCTCTGTGATTCTTGTCCAATGACCCTGCAGACAAATGAAAAGGTAACCAATcagaacaataacaacatacccagtgtgaTCCCACAAGCGGGGTCAAAAGGTAAGAAATTgaatcaaaaaatatatcaagatcGTAATGCAACAATGAGAGAGATCAAGGGTTTCATGAGCTTACTCTGTGTAGAAATGGGAAAAGCACAACTTTCAATTTGTTTCTCACATACTGGTCATTCACTTGGAAGTAGTACTGAGGATCGGAAAAATACCTACTTATCTGTTCAATTGAAAAGTTGTCAATTTTATTGCCATCGGAAAAGCTGGACTACTTTATCAATGTCATCCAGCAATAAAAAATATCTAGACAGAATGGAAAAATGATTTGGACAATAATGTTAAATCGTGTACAGGAAAAATGATTTGGACAATAATGTTAAATCGTGTACAGCTTCAGAGAAACATTTAGGAAGCTTTCTAACAGAACGATCTATAGAAAAATACTTTTTACGGTAAGTGGCAAAACGTAGAAGTATGACCAGTCCATGAAAGCAACTTACACTACTTTTTGATCAAGATATTATGGAAAGTAGTCTGTGTGTAGCAACTTACATTGCTTTGAACATATTCAGAACTGGAACCAAGGAATTTTTCTCCATAAGCCCCTAGTCCGCTTCTGATGAACCCTGAGCTACCACCAGAGAAGGCATTCCCAAAAGGATTTGCCTGTGTATTACCAGGAGGTCTTGGCACCCCAGGCTGTGCTCCCAGGTTATCATACATTTCTGCAGGAGGATTTTTCTTTAATCAAGACAACTGTTAGTAACTCAGCATAAGCATAATTCATTTTTCGCACTGCTTGATTGAGTCTAGGATTATAAGCCAGCAAGTGCCTAGGTACCCAAAGGCAAAAAAGATAGTATTCTGAGGTGTAAAACTACCAAACAGGGCCAACTCGATTTTCTAACATCACAAACAACTTTAGCCTGCAGCCCACTTACTCCAGGATATGTTTCTTGGATTCTCTCAAAAATGTTGCCTCACctgtgttggatcctccaaagaTGCACTgcttttggagaatccaacacgcacctgacgacatttttgaagagtctgagaaACATACTTTCCCAGTATCTCATCTTGCTATTAGCTAACACATACCAAAGATAATTGTTCAGCTCAATTCAGAAACTTCACTTTTCTCATCCAACATTTTTTAGCCAATTTCATCAGTAAATGCTACCCCTAGGACATCCCAATAAGTTCATAACCTCAATATAAAGATATCCGGAGAAAGGACAGGCAAAGAACTAGTAGCCCAGAAAGTATGTAGAGCCAGAAAACGATTCAATCGCTTTGTTTCAATCAGATCACacttaaattttatcttttcatcATATCTAGTTTCGACTGCCCAGATTCCCATGCAAATTTATCTTCTTACAATTACTTCCATTGACTAACTTTTTCTGCCAGATAAGAATTAATTCATCACTTATTTGTACCTACAGCACTAAAACTAGGAGAATTCCTTAGGTTACACATACCTTTTACAACTCCTTTGTTGTTAAAAAAATGAGCTAATGGTCATAAGCACACCTAAAGCATTCTCATTTTTTTGAGTTCCATACCTGAACTATAAGTCTATAACCAACTACTTATTAAAACACACCTCAACTATCAATTATTAACTTTTTGTGCCTGAATTTTCACCATCATTCAGGTAGAAAAAGTGAACCATTAATAGCTGAGGTGCATTTTGATAAACAGTTGATGATAGTTCAAGTACAAAACTCACTCGCCTGATAGTTCAGGTTtgaaattcaaactcaaaaaACCCGAATACTTTCAGTATATTTTTGACAGATCACTCAAAAAAAGAGATTTTCGTATTAAAAAAGTTGCAATTCATCatgaaaaaagatcaaaaaca
The Capsicum annuum cultivar UCD-10X-F1 chromosome 6, UCD10Xv1.1, whole genome shotgun sequence DNA segment above includes these coding regions:
- the LOC107875322 gene encoding protein YIF1B, with product MYDNLGAQPGVPRPPGNTQANPFGNAFSGGSSGFIRSGLGAYGEKFLGSSSEYVQSNISRYFSDPQYYFQVNDQYVRNKLKVVLFPFLHRGHWTRITEPVGGRLSYKPPIFDINAPDLYIPFMAFGTYLVLAGLSLGLQGRFTPEALNWLFIKGLVGWCLEVSLLKMTLYSLGSGEAPLLDIVSYAGYAFAGLSIALLGTIIWSHSYYFLMPWTSLCMGIFLVKTMKRVLFAEVRTYDSSRHHYLLIFIALAQFPLLFWLGKISLNWFF